From Acanthopagrus latus mitochondrion, complete genome, one genomic window encodes:
- the ATP8 gene encoding ATP synthase F0 subunit 8 has product MPQLNPAPWFAILVFSWATFLIILPPKVMAHTFPNEPTFQSTSTPKTQSWTWPW; this is encoded by the coding sequence ATGCCCCAACTCAACCCCGCACCTTGGTTTGCCATTCTGGTATTCTCCTGAGCAACTTTTCTTATTATCCTGCCCCCGAAAGTCATAGCCCATACTTTCCCCAACGAGCCCACGTTTCAAAGCACAAGCACACCTAAAACACAATCCTGAACCTGACCATGATAG